The nucleotide sequence ATTGATTGATTCCCCCTTCCCGCAGTGTGTCCCTAAACAACGGCTCATGGGTCCTGGGGGTGCAGGCTGCGACAACCACGCGATTTAGCCCTTTTTCTTTGATTGTGTTAGATATTTGCTGGGCAGCATCCGTAGAACAGATAAAAAGGCCTTCTTCTGCGTGCACCACGCCATTAAGTGTTTTTGCATAATCAACCACGGAAGGAATGTCGACGACCCGTCCGATATTGGCGCCGCAATGGCAGGCAAAGACACCTACCCGGAGCTCTTCCTCAGAGACATCCCTTTCCGCAGGATAAACGCGTTCCCTGGATAGGTTTCCCCGTCTGGATCTCAGCAACTCACCGGTGAGGGCATTCGCACCGCTGGCTGTTACGACTGACTCGGGGATATCCATGGGGCCTGCGAAAGCTCCGCTGATGAAGACGCCCGGGCGGGAGGTCTTGATGGGATTCGTGGGATCGGTCTTGCAAAATCCATGGGAATTGAGTTCGATGCCGAATGTATCAGCGAACTGCTTCACACCTGCGGGAGGGTTTAATCCAACACCCAATACCACAAGATCGAACTCCTCCTCTTTAACCCCGTCAGCGTCGGTGGCATATTTTATGGTTACATTCTTCGTTTCCGGGATCTCTCTTCCTATCGATACATAGCTTCTTACAAAGCTGACCCCGGGAAAGTTCTCTGCTCTTTGATAGAATCGCTCGAAATCCTTGCCGTATGACCTTATATCATTGTGAAATATCGTCGCCTTCGTATCAGCGTCGTGGTCTTTAGCCAGTATCACCTGTTTTTGGATATAGGTGCAGCAGACTGATGAACAATAACTGTTGCCTTTCTCGAGGACCTGCCTGGAGCCGACACAGTGGATCCATGCGATCTTCTTAGGATGCTTCAGGTCGGATGGCCGCAGAATTTCACCGGCATGCGGACCAGTGGCACAGAGCAGCCGTTCAAAATCAAGGCTGGTGACCACGTTTGAAATCTTTCCGTAGCCATAATCGCCCCTTAATCCCGGATCAAACACCTCGTAACCTGGAGCCAGAACTATTGCCCCTACTTTTATTATTCTCTTCTCCGCTGTTTGATGCAGATCTATGGCGTTGTTTTTACAGATACCAACGCAAATAGAACATTTCTTGTCTTTAAGGAAAAGGCAGCTTTCATCTATATAAGGGTTAAGGGGAACTGCCTGAGGGAAGTATATATGGATAGCTTTATTCTGGGATAAGTCCTGATTGAACGGGTCAGAGATATGAACAGGGCAGTACTCCGTACAGACAGTACAACCTGTGCATTTGCTCTCTATAATGTATCGGGGTTTTTTATTCAGAGTTACGGTGAAGTCTCCTGCGTCTCCTTCTACATTTACAACTTCAGTATAGGTCAGAATTTCTATATTGGGATGCCTGTCGCATTCAATAAACTTGGGAGATTCTATGCACATAGAGCAGTCATTCGTGGGAAAGGTCTTATCAAGCTGGGCCATCTTGCCGCCAATGGTAGGTGCTTTCTCAACCAAATAAACCTTATAGCCTGTATTGGCAAGATCAAGAGCGGCCTGAATACCGCTGATCCCTCCACCAACAACAATAACATCTCCGAAATTGTCCTCTGCAGGCATATTAAAAAGTTGCTCCTCAAATAGTTCTTTTTCCACTTCTCTATGTCCTTCTCAGGTTTCTTTGATTCAGGAGATCACTTCCTGAATAATTTCTGTTATGTCTTTTATCTCGATGGCTTTACTATCCTTCCGGGACAACAAGCTATCTTCAAAATTGGCGATGCAATATGGGCAGGAAGTAACCATCACTTCAGCCCCGGTCTCTATAGCTTGTTCTATTCTAAGGTCGGAGAATCTTTCACCCTTTGGAGTGTCCATCCAAATCCTGCCACCACCACCACCACAGCACAGGCTATCTTCCATCGAATCAGCCATCTCGATCAGTTCTAAAGCAGATATTTTCTGTAATACCTTTCGGGGTTCATCATAAATGCCATTATGCCGGCCCAGGTAACATGGATCATGATATGTAACTTTTTTCCCATACTCCTTGATAAGCTCAAGCCTTCCCTCATTAATAAGCTCGGATAAATATTGGGCGATATGGACCACCTCAAAGTGTACCATAAATTCAGGATACTCGTTTTTAAAAGTATGGTAGCAATGAGGGGAAGAAACAAGAATTCTCTTCACACCATTATCAATAAAGGTTTTGATGTTCTCTTTCGCTAAATGTTTGAATAATTCCTCGTCACCCGTTTTGCGGATACTTTCTCCACAGCAATTCTCCCTGGAGCCCAGTATCCCGAAATTTACTCCTGCTTTTTTAAGGATATTGGCTGTGGCGGCGGCTACCTTTTTTAATCTTGGGTCATAACTGAGATAGCAACCGGGAAAATATAAAATTTCCATGTCCCCTGTGAACTCTTTTACAGCAAGGCCTTCTGTCCAATCTGCCCTCTTTTTTCGGTCTGCAAAGAAAGGGTTACCTTCAGCTTTTAGGCTTGATCTTATGGAACGGATAGGATTGGCGGAAGCCGGATAAATACCATATTCAGTTGCAATCCTGCGCAAGGCTATCCCCGATTCTACCTGTCTCACGTCTCTGGGACACACCTTGGAGCATTTTCCGCAGGTAGTGCATCGCCAAATTTCTTCACCTTCTATCTCAGACATACCGAAAGTAGCCTCCCGGACTATTTTGCGCATACTGAAATGTCTCAATTGATTCCATGGACAAACAACATCGCATTTCCCGCACTGGTAGCAAAATTTGAAAGCATCTCCACCCTTTTCCTTTATGATCTCAGCGATCTCTTTGTAGTCGGCTATATTTTCCATAATTCCAGTTCCCAGTTCCCAGTTTCAAGTTTCTAATTTCTAATTTCTAAATTCATGCGTTTTATACCTGCCCCTTCTTTGACAAAGACATTCGGGCAACGATATTCATTATTTTAAGCAATCCATATTTGTTTGCCAATGATTCCAGTCCTATCTCCAACTCATCCTGCTTCTCTTCTTCTTCTTCTATT is from Bacteroidales bacterium and encodes:
- a CDS encoding CoB--CoM heterodisulfide reductase iron-sulfur subunit A family protein; amino-acid sequence: MEKELFEEQLFNMPAEDNFGDVIVVGGGISGIQAALDLANTGYKVYLVEKAPTIGGKMAQLDKTFPTNDCSMCIESPKFIECDRHPNIEILTYTEVVNVEGDAGDFTVTLNKKPRYIIESKCTGCTVCTEYCPVHISDPFNQDLSQNKAIHIYFPQAVPLNPYIDESCLFLKDKKCSICVGICKNNAIDLHQTAEKRIIKVGAIVLAPGYEVFDPGLRGDYGYGKISNVVTSLDFERLLCATGPHAGEILRPSDLKHPKKIAWIHCVGSRQVLEKGNSYCSSVCCTYIQKQVILAKDHDADTKATIFHNDIRSYGKDFERFYQRAENFPGVSFVRSYVSIGREIPETKNVTIKYATDADGVKEEEFDLVVLGVGLNPPAGVKQFADTFGIELNSHGFCKTDPTNPIKTSRPGVFISGAFAGPMDIPESVVTASGANALTGELLRSRRGNLSRERVYPAERDVSEEELRVGVFACHCGANIGRVVDIPSVVDYAKTLNGVVHAEEGLFICSTDAAQQISNTIKEKGLNRVVVAACTPRTHEPLFRDTLREGGINQYLFDMANIREHCSWVHSKQKEEATQKAKDIVRMSVARTINLESLQEFKLPVNKTALVVGGGLAGMTSALSLANQGFEVHLLEKNANMGGMALRIPTTLEGMDVLEYLRDLIRKVYQHPLIYVSHDAVITDVSGYVGNFLTTVKSEGRIKNIKHGAAILATGADEYKPTEYLYGKNDKVITSVELGEHIARGEKRLTDAKNLVMIQCVGCRQEDRNYCSRVCCSHSVKNALKLKEINPKLDIYILFRDMRTYGFSEDYYRKASDKDVKFIRYEPDDKPQVEALTQEGKEILRVIVQDPILGKRLAIDADLLALAAAVIPSAGSLEVAQLFKVGMGQDGFFQEAHVKLRPVDFAAEGIFLCGTAHYPKHISETISQAYGAAGRAVTLLSQDTVTASGSVCEVKENDCVACGACISVCTYGAIEFQDTPKGKKAAVNSVLCKGDGLCNAVCPTSAISLKHYTDEELFCQIDAATDL
- a CDS encoding (Fe-S)-binding protein gives rise to the protein MENIADYKEIAEIIKEKGGDAFKFCYQCGKCDVVCPWNQLRHFSMRKIVREATFGMSEIEGEEIWRCTTCGKCSKVCPRDVRQVESGIALRRIATEYGIYPASANPIRSIRSSLKAEGNPFFADRKKRADWTEGLAVKEFTGDMEILYFPGCYLSYDPRLKKVAAATANILKKAGVNFGILGSRENCCGESIRKTGDEELFKHLAKENIKTFIDNGVKRILVSSPHCYHTFKNEYPEFMVHFEVVHIAQYLSELINEGRLELIKEYGKKVTYHDPCYLGRHNGIYDEPRKVLQKISALELIEMADSMEDSLCCGGGGGRIWMDTPKGERFSDLRIEQAIETGAEVMVTSCPYCIANFEDSLLSRKDSKAIEIKDITEIIQEVIS